Proteins from one Clostridium cellulovorans 743B genomic window:
- a CDS encoding glycosyltransferase family 2 protein — protein sequence MKMCDRKPGIVSIVIATYNYGRFLVDALRGIEKQTYPNIELIIMDDASDDNTEELVNSWYKECKYRFSNFIYLKLPRNIGAGWAYNIGFQMSFGEFVVIHDADDVSYPEKIEKQVKLFNEHPDTAMVGTGFRTFKDNILESKPGSGWLSFNSAHIEKNYKKYLRHCVAYGTLMFRAAILEEIIGCFKAIPVGNDMFFVNNIVNHDFIVENIKEELHYVRKHTGSMSSQIRHKQDIDVLKKRKIVDDLVSVVVPVKNSEKTIKDALKSIGDQTYKNIEIIVVDDGSTDSTEKVVNDWYKQYRSYSFDSKIKDLLYFKPPKSVDFPWIYNAGAYLSRGEYIAFHDDKGRSHFERIQKQVDFLKNNFMYSAVGTNCKPGGAMIRYDDKIEDAYITEYVNCVNINTLMVRYDQIHKTAGFNNLMQGAWDFEFIYRLLNNGYKVQNLREILYFQ from the coding sequence ATGAAAATGTGCGATAGGAAGCCAGGAATTGTAAGCATTGTAATTGCTACTTATAATTATGGTCGTTTTCTAGTAGATGCTCTTCGGGGAATAGAAAAGCAAACATATCCCAATATAGAACTTATTATTATGGATGATGCTTCAGATGATAACACAGAAGAGCTTGTTAATTCGTGGTATAAAGAATGTAAATATAGATTTTCAAATTTTATTTATTTAAAACTTCCAAGAAATATTGGTGCAGGATGGGCTTACAATATTGGTTTCCAGATGTCCTTTGGAGAATTTGTTGTAATACATGATGCCGATGATGTTAGCTATCCAGAAAAAATTGAGAAGCAAGTAAAACTATTTAATGAACATCCTGATACTGCTATGGTGGGTACAGGTTTTAGGACCTTTAAAGATAATATTTTAGAGAGTAAGCCTGGAAGTGGGTGGCTAAGTTTTAATTCAGCTCACATAGAGAAAAATTATAAAAAATATCTAAGGCATTGTGTTGCTTATGGGACATTAATGTTTCGTGCTGCCATTTTAGAAGAGATTATCGGATGTTTTAAAGCTATACCTGTTGGTAATGATATGTTTTTCGTTAATAATATAGTAAATCATGATTTCATTGTTGAAAATATAAAAGAGGAGTTACACTATGTAAGAAAGCATACAGGATCTATGAGCAGCCAAATAAGGCATAAGCAAGATATTGATGTGCTTAAAAAGAGAAAAATTGTTGATGACCTTGTAAGTGTAGTAGTTCCAGTTAAAAACAGTGAGAAAACCATAAAGGATGCTTTAAAGAGCATAGGAGATCAAACTTATAAAAATATTGAAATTATCGTAGTGGACGACGGTTCTACTGATAGTACTGAGAAAGTAGTTAACGACTGGTATAAGCAATATAGAAGTTATTCTTTTGATAGTAAGATTAAAGATTTGTTATATTTTAAACCTCCAAAATCAGTAGATTTTCCTTGGATATATAATGCAGGAGCTTATTTATCAAGAGGTGAATATATAGCTTTTCATGATGATAAAGGTAGAAGTCATTTTGAGAGAATACAAAAGCAAGTGGACTTTTTAAAGAATAACTTTATGTACAGTGCTGTAGGTACAAACTGCAAACCAGGAGGAGCGATGATCCGGTATGATGATAAAATTGAGGATGCTTATATTACAGAGTATGTTAACTGCGTAAATATAAACACTTTGATGGTAAGATATGATCAGATTCATAAAACTGCTGGTTTCAATAATTTGATGCAAGGTGCATGGGATTTTGAATTTATATATAGACTTTTAAATAATGGATACAAGGTACAAAATCTTAGAGAGATTTTGTATTTCCAATAA
- a CDS encoding glycosyltransferase, protein MKPLISVIMPVYNCEEFVEESIRSIIKQNYTNWELIIVDDASEDSTLEKISKIQDKRIQVIGLKEHHGIASAFAEGYKLAKGQYIVRHDADDISLPTRLYIQQSHLNENPKLGMVSCLISCFTRDQSLRKECIFIERIQNYYKSNDDIEKSIIVGFLPIIFPTLMIRKEILDKALQENKAGPFDDQMELLLDLIKLSPVEKVNTILYSYRRHKNAYHIVNQKEYDQYTAKLLKDNSIRNYFKYKEFYKNLNLEVEKENQLNENSKLRVLMMVDALNIGGTETHILNIARKMIEMGIYVVISTSGGPMEVIMKSYGIKVIKIPIDSDYISNKKKFGMIKAAKDIIDQEKINIIHCHLFASMQLASEIYRMYKIPYVVTIHGLFYPNNIFYPTCVEATRIIAVSKPVKEMLHNKLGDKCGDKVVVIPNGISKNYVNTSPVEVDIRKELNIPKNAGVLCYCSRLDWNKTHAARVLLFSFVQVLEEFGNLHLIIIGDGPGRENLEKEAQVINEMAKKEVVHMMGAKVDVIPYYRNSNIIIGTGRVALEGMMCKKPVIAVGNQGYIGIVSESRKNIQWDMYFGDHDALEKPTVTNLVRDIRYLLMDMDRRISIGRWGRVWCEKMFDIDKCVNEIVDIYIKALNK, encoded by the coding sequence ATGAAACCATTGATTAGTGTAATAATGCCTGTTTATAATTGTGAAGAATTCGTGGAAGAAAGTATTAGAAGTATTATTAAACAGAATTATACAAATTGGGAATTGATAATTGTTGATGACGCTTCAGAGGATAGTACGCTAGAAAAAATATCTAAAATACAAGACAAAAGAATTCAAGTAATTGGTCTAAAAGAACATCATGGAATAGCCTCAGCTTTTGCAGAAGGCTACAAATTAGCTAAAGGACAGTATATCGTAAGGCATGATGCCGATGACATAAGTTTACCTACTCGTTTGTATATTCAGCAAAGTCATTTAAATGAAAATCCCAAACTTGGTATGGTGTCTTGCCTTATCTCCTGTTTTACAAGAGACCAGTCTTTAAGGAAAGAGTGTATTTTTATAGAGAGAATCCAAAATTATTATAAAAGCAATGATGATATAGAAAAATCAATTATTGTGGGCTTTTTACCAATAATATTCCCTACGTTAATGATTCGTAAAGAAATTTTGGACAAAGCTCTTCAAGAGAATAAAGCAGGTCCTTTTGATGATCAAATGGAGTTATTACTTGATTTAATCAAATTAAGTCCTGTGGAAAAGGTTAACACAATTCTGTATTCTTATAGAAGGCATAAAAATGCTTACCATATTGTAAATCAAAAAGAATATGATCAATATACAGCTAAATTACTTAAAGATAATTCTATTAGAAATTATTTTAAATACAAGGAGTTTTATAAGAATTTAAATTTAGAGGTAGAAAAAGAAAATCAGTTAAATGAAAACAGCAAATTAAGAGTTTTGATGATGGTAGACGCTTTAAATATTGGTGGAACAGAAACTCACATTCTTAATATTGCTAGAAAAATGATAGAAATGGGGATTTATGTAGTTATATCGACTTCGGGTGGCCCTATGGAAGTCATAATGAAGTCTTATGGAATAAAGGTTATTAAGATACCTATAGATAGTGATTATATATCGAATAAGAAAAAATTTGGAATGATAAAAGCAGCAAAGGATATTATAGATCAAGAAAAAATAAATATCATTCATTGTCATTTGTTTGCCAGTATGCAGCTTGCAAGTGAAATTTACAGAATGTACAAAATACCATATGTAGTTACCATTCATGGATTATTCTATCCTAATAATATCTTCTATCCTACTTGCGTTGAAGCCACTAGGATTATTGCTGTAAGTAAACCTGTTAAAGAAATGCTTCATAATAAACTTGGTGATAAGTGCGGAGATAAAGTTGTTGTAATTCCAAATGGAATTAGTAAGAACTATGTAAATACTTCTCCAGTGGAAGTAGATATACGTAAGGAACTTAATATACCCAAGAATGCAGGGGTATTGTGTTATTGTAGTAGACTAGACTGGAATAAGACTCATGCGGCACGCGTATTATTGTTTAGCTTTGTACAGGTTTTAGAGGAATTTGGTAATTTGCATTTGATTATTATTGGCGATGGTCCTGGAAGAGAAAACTTAGAAAAGGAAGCACAAGTCATTAATGAGATGGCGAAGAAAGAAGTTGTTCATATGATGGGGGCTAAGGTGGATGTAATACCATATTATCGTAACAGCAACATTATAATTGGAACAGGTAGAGTTGCGCTAGAAGGAATGATGTGTAAAAAGCCTGTAATTGCAGTAGGTAATCAGGGGTATATAGGAATTGTATCTGAAAGTAGAAAAAATATTCAATGGGATATGTACTTTGGAGACCATGATGCTCTTGAAAAACCAACTGTTACAAATTTAGTAAGAGATATTAGGTATCTTTTAATGGATATGGATAGACGTATATCAATAGGTAGATGGGGAAGAGTTTGGTGTGAAAAAATGTTTGATATAGATAAGTGCGTAAATGAAATTGTAGATATCTATATAAAAGCCTTGAATAAATAA
- a CDS encoding CsxC family protein, whose translation MVRTYYSRVNYDEQLKKQYLDEFLKRKQYLENLQKKQYEEYLKRKEYEERLRRKKYEEFIKRKKALMESAKQSRLLNYYKPVLKKEPISSSNQDKSHKVHIPKEPNNTNNINIINANTSTNNTATSINTNITTNIDTNKQNQYIESKYESPKKTYKRYHYNNIEKKHIDKSNIELCETKVSSEALPLQANFPYTSEVTKGPITVKIPVVLTECTITITLESIIKLQDAVSEIKQVRKNVYLDQCKFIPNSEAVERNTGILFLGGFIRKNIEYSTKECTNNGSLCGRIKDASIDIPFKCTTRVKLNTLPKLKENTFEEEVEIIQNCITSCDLCEKTLIGKDFREKNFRLLEFFNEKIFCDLISAEFIESDILENPIEKDCTLPLNQTFHDIKEKAVLLMTIKLTQAQNVELPK comes from the coding sequence ATGGTTAGAACATACTACTCAAGAGTAAATTATGATGAACAACTAAAAAAACAATATCTAGATGAATTTCTTAAAAGAAAACAGTATTTAGAGAACCTACAAAAAAAACAGTATGAAGAATATCTTAAAAGAAAAGAATATGAGGAACGTCTTAGAAGAAAAAAATATGAAGAATTTATCAAAAGAAAAAAAGCTCTCATGGAATCTGCTAAACAAAGTAGGCTTTTAAATTACTATAAACCAGTATTAAAAAAAGAACCTATTTCTTCTAGTAACCAAGATAAATCTCATAAGGTTCATATCCCTAAAGAACCTAACAATACCAATAACATTAATATTATAAATGCCAATACTAGCACTAATAATACTGCTACTAGTATTAATACTAACATTACTACCAATATTGATACTAATAAACAAAATCAATATATAGAATCTAAATACGAATCCCCAAAAAAGACTTATAAAAGATACCATTACAATAATATTGAGAAAAAACACATAGATAAGAGTAATATTGAACTTTGCGAAACCAAAGTATCTTCAGAAGCACTCCCTCTCCAAGCAAACTTTCCTTATACTTCTGAAGTAACCAAAGGTCCTATAACAGTAAAAATCCCAGTAGTGTTAACAGAGTGTACCATTACTATAACCCTAGAATCTATTATAAAGCTTCAGGATGCTGTATCAGAAATCAAGCAGGTAAGAAAAAACGTCTATTTAGACCAATGCAAGTTCATTCCAAACTCTGAAGCTGTAGAACGTAACACTGGAATACTATTCTTAGGTGGATTTATTAGAAAAAATATAGAATACTCCACTAAGGAATGTACAAATAACGGTTCATTATGTGGGAGAATAAAAGATGCATCAATTGATATTCCATTTAAGTGCACTACCAGAGTAAAATTGAATACCCTACCAAAACTTAAAGAAAATACTTTTGAAGAAGAGGTTGAAATCATACAAAATTGTATTACTAGCTGTGACTTATGTGAAAAAACTCTTATAGGAAAAGATTTTAGAGAAAAAAACTTTAGATTGCTTGAATTCTTTAATGAAAAAATATTCTGTGATTTAATTAGTGCTGAATTTATTGAATCTGACATTCTTGAAAATCCAATAGAAAAAGATTGCACACTTCCTTTGAATCAGACCTTTCATGATATAAAAGAAAAGGCAGTATTATTGATGACAATTAAATTAACTCAAGCTCAAAATGTAGAATTGCCTAAATAG
- a CDS encoding CsxC family protein, whose product MSDNNAINIENSNISECATSCGDLNRCAKVSSQFVPLTEDFTVAPAVIPAGPVVLKLPVVLAETNITIPVEAIITLDKKVIEIKRIKKNVFLTQARLIPNSATAERPYSGILCVSGFVRKNIEYATETCNTPGTVNICGDIRHCTVEVPFDFTTRVYFAPNRVPIFEPNTTPYEVEFFTDKLKSCDTCADPVIGRNPCDQSFAFTEYFNEKPFVELVRADIAEVDIHKHPISSCKNPVDQSFTQLTEKIIINLTLKVLQKQQVRVTAL is encoded by the coding sequence ATGAGTGATAATAACGCAATAAATATAGAAAATTCAAACATTTCTGAATGTGCCACCTCTTGTGGTGACCTTAATCGTTGTGCAAAAGTTTCTTCTCAATTCGTACCATTAACTGAAGATTTTACTGTAGCTCCTGCAGTTATTCCTGCTGGACCAGTAGTTCTAAAACTTCCAGTTGTATTAGCAGAAACAAATATAACAATTCCTGTTGAAGCTATTATAACATTAGATAAGAAAGTAATTGAAATTAAAAGAATAAAGAAAAACGTATTTTTAACTCAAGCTCGTCTAATTCCAAATTCAGCTACTGCTGAAAGACCTTATAGTGGAATATTATGTGTATCAGGTTTTGTAAGAAAGAACATTGAATACGCAACTGAAACTTGCAATACACCTGGAACTGTAAACATTTGTGGAGATATAAGACACTGCACAGTTGAAGTACCTTTTGATTTTACTACTAGAGTTTACTTTGCACCAAACAGAGTTCCTATTTTCGAGCCAAATACTACTCCTTATGAAGTTGAATTCTTTACAGATAAATTAAAATCTTGTGATACTTGTGCAGATCCAGTTATTGGACGTAACCCTTGCGACCAAAGCTTTGCATTTACTGAATACTTCAACGAAAAACCTTTTGTTGAATTAGTAAGAGCTGACATTGCTGAAGTTGATATTCACAAACACCCAATTTCTAGCTGCAAAAACCCTGTTGACCAATCTTTCACACAATTAACAGAGAAAATTATAATCAATTTAACACTAAAAGTATTACAAAAACAACAGGTAAGAGTTACAGCTCTATAA
- a CDS encoding TIGR03905 family TSCPD domain-containing protein — protein MYNYKTKGVCSTNISFDIEDGKVKNVTFTRGCEGNLQGLSALVEGMEVNEAINRLHGINCGRRGTSCPDQLSKALREAIG, from the coding sequence ATGTATAATTACAAGACTAAGGGAGTATGTTCTACAAATATTTCTTTTGATATAGAAGATGGTAAGGTGAAAAACGTTACATTCACAAGAGGTTGTGAAGGAAATTTGCAAGGTTTATCAGCTTTAGTGGAAGGCATGGAGGTTAATGAAGCTATAAACCGTCTTCATGGAATTAATTGCGGTAGAAGAGGAACTTCATGCCCTGATCAACTTTCAAAGGCTCTAAGAGAGGCTATAGGCTAA
- a CDS encoding DUF4364 family protein: MFNNEIDLAENKLLLLYTLRELKIPVSRKILTEIILQSSYLNYFILQQYISELEASGFVDNTKEDNQAKLAINKSGRKVLSYFENRISPETKKLIDDFIQKNIDKIKEEISVTADYTIENSSNYTVSLKATENKITLIDIKISVATQKQAKDLCNNWKNNSSQLYNNIINILTKDH, translated from the coding sequence GTGTTTAATAATGAAATAGACTTAGCTGAAAATAAATTATTACTTCTCTATACACTTAGAGAACTTAAAATACCTGTATCAAGAAAAATCCTTACTGAAATAATTCTTCAAAGTAGTTACCTAAATTATTTTATACTTCAACAGTATATTTCTGAACTTGAAGCTTCTGGCTTCGTGGATAACACTAAGGAAGATAACCAAGCCAAATTAGCTATTAATAAAAGTGGAAGAAAAGTTCTATCTTATTTTGAGAATAGAATTTCACCTGAAACGAAAAAGCTCATAGATGACTTCATACAGAAAAATATAGATAAGATTAAAGAAGAAATAAGTGTTACTGCAGATTACACTATTGAGAATTCATCAAATTATACTGTATCTTTAAAAGCTACAGAGAATAAGATTACTTTGATAGATATCAAGATTTCTGTTGCTACTCAAAAGCAGGCAAAGGATTTATGTAACAACTGGAAGAATAATTCTTCCCAATTGTATAATAACATTATAAATATTCTTACAAAAGATCATTAG
- a CDS encoding polysaccharide deacetylase family protein, which produces MKVIIIRKKRVITVFAIITALILIIFSTMYILSGSVLKVSNSKKKLPIYSVDRNDKKIALTFDSTWGEENTKQILDILDKYEIKATFFLIGKWIDEFNDDAKEIYLRGHEIGNHSNKHKDFVNLTRETLISEIADCDAKIASITGEKPKLLRVPNGSYNDFALSVIEDTHHYCIQWDVDSLDWKNLGSDKAFKKVVSKTKSGSIILFHNGAKDTPVALENSIIEMKKEGYEFVTISQLIYKNNYKISDEGKQISIK; this is translated from the coding sequence ATGAAGGTAATAATCATTAGGAAAAAGAGGGTTATCACAGTTTTTGCTATTATTACCGCACTTATTTTAATTATTTTTTCTACGATGTACATACTTAGTGGAAGTGTACTAAAGGTTTCAAACAGTAAAAAGAAGCTACCAATTTACTCAGTTGATAGAAATGATAAAAAGATTGCATTAACCTTCGATTCCACTTGGGGAGAGGAAAATACAAAGCAGATACTAGATATATTAGATAAATATGAAATAAAGGCAACTTTTTTTCTTATAGGAAAATGGATCGATGAATTTAATGATGATGCTAAGGAGATATACTTAAGAGGTCATGAAATAGGTAACCATTCAAATAAGCATAAGGATTTTGTAAACTTGACTAGAGAGACTTTAATAAGTGAGATAGCAGATTGTGATGCTAAAATTGCTTCGATTACAGGGGAAAAACCGAAGCTTCTTAGGGTGCCCAATGGTTCCTATAATGATTTTGCCCTCTCTGTTATTGAAGATACGCATCATTATTGTATTCAATGGGATGTGGATAGTTTGGATTGGAAAAATCTTGGCAGTGATAAAGCATTTAAAAAGGTGGTGAGTAAAACAAAGTCAGGGTCTATTATTTTATTTCATAATGGAGCTAAGGATACGCCTGTAGCTTTGGAGAATTCAATAATAGAAATGAAGAAAGAAGGTTACGAATTTGTAACTATTTCACAGCTAATTTATAAAAATAATTATAAAATTAGCGATGAAGGCAAACAAATTTCAATCAAATAG
- a CDS encoding single-stranded DNA-binding protein translates to MDEIMLNNKLYLEGTITSELVYSHVMYGEGFYTFMLDVPRLSDAKDALAVTVSERLLTGLDLSIGNDITVEGQLRSYNKFIDGSNRLVLTVFARKIEPCLEKSKNPNIIYLDGFICKRPVYRTTPFGREIADMLLAVNRAYNKSDYIPTIAWGRNSRFCQSLEVGDNIRVWGRIQSREYQKKVSDEEVIKKVAYEVSISKMERVTATGTDQEQIEKSDDDNLIII, encoded by the coding sequence ATGGACGAAATAATGCTCAACAACAAATTGTATTTAGAAGGGACCATAACTAGTGAATTGGTTTATAGTCACGTAATGTATGGGGAAGGGTTTTATACCTTTATGCTAGACGTGCCAAGGCTAAGTGATGCTAAGGATGCTTTAGCGGTTACAGTATCCGAAAGATTATTGACAGGTTTGGACTTATCAATAGGAAATGATATTACTGTAGAAGGACAATTACGATCTTATAACAAATTCATTGATGGATCAAACAGATTAGTATTAACAGTATTTGCTAGGAAGATTGAACCCTGCTTAGAAAAGAGTAAAAATCCAAACATAATTTATTTAGATGGATTTATATGTAAGAGACCAGTTTATAGAACAACTCCTTTTGGTAGGGAGATTGCTGATATGTTACTAGCTGTTAACAGGGCATATAATAAATCTGATTATATTCCTACAATCGCTTGGGGTAGAAATTCAAGATTCTGTCAAAGTCTAGAGGTAGGGGATAACATAAGAGTCTGGGGAAGAATTCAGAGTAGAGAGTATCAAAAAAAGGTTAGCGACGAGGAAGTTATAAAAAAGGTTGCATATGAAGTTTCTATTTCCAAAATGGAAAGAGTTACAGCGACAGGCACTGATCAAGAACAAATTGAAAAAAGTGACGACGATAACCTAATAATTATATAA
- the dapD gene encoding 2,3,4,5-tetrahydropyridine-2,6-dicarboxylate N-acetyltransferase, with translation MNYDLTNPYELARYIKDAKKTTPVKVYVDGNIDGVDFGTIENFGADPFHVLFGENAEIMSFLMEHQSKIKKFKVEQDRRNSAIPLIDMVDIDARIEPGAIIRDRVKIEKNAVIMMGAVINIGAEIGEGTMVDMNAVVGARGKLGKRVHLGAGAVVAGVLEPPSKDPSVIEDDVLVGANAVILEGVRVGKNSVVAAGSVVTEDVPEGVVVAGSPAKIIKSVDDKTKDKTKLMEDLRK, from the coding sequence ATGAATTACGATTTAACTAACCCTTATGAACTAGCACGTTACATAAAAGATGCTAAAAAGACTACACCTGTAAAGGTATATGTAGATGGAAATATAGATGGTGTTGATTTTGGTACCATCGAAAATTTTGGTGCTGATCCATTCCATGTTTTATTTGGAGAAAATGCTGAAATAATGAGCTTTTTAATGGAACATCAAAGCAAAATCAAGAAATTTAAAGTAGAACAAGATAGAAGAAATTCAGCAATCCCTCTTATCGATATGGTTGATATAGATGCTAGAATTGAACCAGGTGCAATTATAAGAGATAGAGTTAAAATTGAGAAAAACGCTGTTATTATGATGGGCGCTGTTATTAACATCGGTGCTGAAATAGGCGAAGGAACAATGGTTGATATGAATGCTGTTGTTGGTGCAAGAGGAAAACTTGGTAAAAGAGTTCACCTTGGCGCAGGAGCTGTTGTTGCTGGAGTATTAGAACCACCAAGCAAGGACCCTTCAGTAATTGAAGATGACGTTTTAGTTGGTGCTAATGCAGTAATCCTTGAAGGTGTTAGAGTTGGTAAAAATTCCGTTGTAGCTGCCGGTTCAGTAGTTACAGAAGATGTACCTGAAGGAGTAGTTGTTGCAGGTTCCCCTGCAAAAATCATCAAATCTGTAGATGATAAAACTAAAGATAAAACTAAACTTATGGAAGATTTAAGAAAATAG
- a CDS encoding pyridoxal phosphate-dependent aminotransferase yields the protein MSKYISDNAKDMEFSGIRKFFNKVREVEGALSLTVGQPDFPVPPSIKEGVKRAIDENKTEYTANPGIIELREDISQYLKKFNINYSKEEICLTVGGSEALTCVFTTILNAGDKLLIPEISYPAYENCGKMRGVEVIRYPLDDEFQLDIKALEALIKEHKPKAMVLCYPSNPTGATLDISVIEELHKIIKANDMVVITDEIYSDIFYKEDYFSIAQYEDIKEKIIYVSGFSKVFSMTGFRLGYICTTKELMDAIVKVHMYMVSCAVSVVQYGTHYGFNEGLVEAKKMREEFKRRRDYVYERLINMKLDVNKPEGAFYILPSIARFNMPSEEFCERLLMEKKVAMVPGIAFGKKSDKYIRLSYAADMETLKISLDRLEEFISELDKAK from the coding sequence ATGAGTAAATATATTAGTGATAATGCAAAGGATATGGAGTTTTCTGGAATAAGAAAGTTTTTTAATAAAGTAAGAGAAGTAGAGGGAGCTTTATCTTTGACAGTAGGGCAACCAGATTTTCCAGTACCACCATCAATAAAAGAAGGTGTGAAAAGAGCAATAGATGAAAATAAGACCGAATACACTGCAAATCCAGGAATTATTGAGTTAAGAGAAGATATTTCTCAGTACCTAAAAAAATTTAATATAAATTATTCTAAAGAAGAGATTTGCTTAACCGTAGGAGGTAGTGAAGCATTAACTTGTGTATTCACTACAATTTTAAATGCTGGAGATAAATTATTAATACCAGAAATCTCTTATCCTGCTTATGAGAATTGCGGTAAAATGAGAGGGGTGGAAGTAATTAGATATCCTTTAGATGATGAATTTCAATTAGATATAAAGGCACTAGAAGCTCTTATAAAGGAACATAAGCCTAAGGCTATGGTATTATGCTATCCAAGCAATCCAACAGGTGCTACCCTTGATATCAGTGTTATAGAGGAATTACATAAGATAATAAAAGCTAATGATATGGTTGTTATCACTGACGAAATATATAGTGATATTTTCTATAAAGAAGATTACTTTTCAATTGCTCAATATGAAGATATAAAAGAAAAAATTATATATGTAAGTGGTTTTTCTAAAGTCTTTTCTATGACTGGTTTTAGACTTGGTTATATTTGTACTACAAAAGAGCTTATGGACGCTATCGTAAAAGTACATATGTATATGGTATCTTGTGCAGTTTCAGTGGTTCAATATGGAACTCATTATGGTTTTAATGAAGGCCTTGTAGAAGCTAAGAAAATGAGGGAAGAGTTTAAGCGAAGAAGGGACTATGTCTATGAAAGGTTAATAAATATGAAGCTGGACGTAAACAAGCCAGAAGGAGCTTTTTATATATTACCTTCAATAGCAAGGTTTAACATGCCAAGTGAAGAATTTTGCGAAAGATTACTTATGGAAAAAAAGGTAGCCATGGTTCCAGGTATTGCTTTTGGTAAAAAGAGTGATAAGTACATAAGATTATCTTATGCAGCGGATATGGAAACCTTAAAAATTTCTTTAGATAGATTAGAAGAATTTATAAGTGAACTTGATAAAGCTAAATAA
- the dapB gene encoding 4-hydroxy-tetrahydrodipicolinate reductase, whose translation MTNILLIGCLGKMGKMVTEIANQSNYAKIVAGVDRLPSTDGSFPVFKSLKDCNVPFDVIIDFSRPDALDDLLSYSKENLKPVILCTTGYTKEQVDLISEASKVAPIFRSGNMSVGINVINNILKNISSFLYGDYDIEIIEKHHNQKVDAPSGTALLLGDTIREAIKSETEYCFGREGNHKREQKEIGVHAIRGGTIIGEHEVIFAGNNEVIELKHTALSREVFASGAIRAAAYMKTKTVGLFNMDDVINNR comes from the coding sequence ATGACTAATATTTTATTAATAGGTTGTCTTGGGAAAATGGGCAAAATGGTTACTGAAATTGCAAATCAAAGTAACTATGCAAAAATCGTAGCAGGTGTAGACAGGCTACCAAGTACAGATGGTTCTTTCCCTGTATTTAAATCACTAAAAGATTGTAATGTACCTTTTGATGTTATTATAGATTTTTCTAGACCTGACGCATTAGATGACTTACTTAGCTATTCAAAAGAAAATCTAAAACCTGTAATTTTATGTACTACTGGCTATACAAAAGAGCAAGTGGATTTAATTTCAGAGGCTAGTAAGGTAGCTCCTATCTTTAGATCTGGTAATATGTCAGTAGGAATAAATGTTATTAATAATATTTTAAAGAATATATCTAGCTTCTTATATGGAGATTATGATATTGAAATAATAGAAAAACATCACAATCAAAAGGTTGATGCACCAAGTGGTACTGCCCTTTTACTTGGCGATACTATAAGAGAAGCTATAAAAAGCGAAACTGAATATTGCTTTGGTAGAGAAGGAAATCACAAGAGAGAGCAAAAAGAAATTGGTGTTCATGCTATTCGTGGTGGTACAATTATTGGTGAACATGAAGTTATTTTTGCAGGTAACAACGAAGTAATCGAATTAAAGCATACAGCTTTATCGCGTGAAGTTTTTGCTTCTGGAGCTATAAGAGCTGCTGCATATATGAAAACTAAAACTGTTGGCCTTTTCAACATGGATGATGTAATTAACAATAGATAA